In Bacillota bacterium, a single window of DNA contains:
- a CDS encoding DUF401 family protein, producing the protein MGALVKLVLVCLFIVVALRRKMNLGIAMLLAAVGLGLMFGMGPVKLVRGIVASVFALDSAELAAALLVVMVLENVMRHAGFLGGMTGALGKIVRDRRAVAALLPLLVGFLPSAGGALFSAPMVGEATQEMSMSAERRSFINYWFRHPMEFVVPVYPGLIIASNLLRLPLPTYVKLTAPFFVIAVVSGAFVGFHGVPRAEWASSDTARPTREDWIALANGLVPILSVVVGAVALSVDITLVLGVVAILTALYAHVPVRKLAAFAKEAIASSIIFLIAGVMAFKGVLELSGALEELPAFFESSGVPVILVAVVMPFLVGFLTGYAPAYAGLALPVVAGLGAPIAGGAAAATAGTFLAQRSIDLAILGVVSGQAGVMLSPAHLCLSLTVAHFGADFGGVCKLVAIPEAILVGAAAVWTMLK; encoded by the coding sequence GTGGGTGCGCTAGTCAAGCTTGTCTTGGTGTGCCTGTTCATTGTGGTGGCTCTGCGCAGAAAGATGAACCTGGGCATCGCTATGCTCTTGGCCGCTGTGGGACTCGGACTCATGTTCGGGATGGGTCCAGTGAAGCTCGTGCGCGGCATCGTGGCATCGGTGTTCGCGCTGGATTCCGCCGAATTGGCGGCGGCGCTGCTCGTCGTGATGGTGCTCGAGAACGTGATGCGCCACGCGGGCTTTCTCGGCGGCATGACCGGGGCGCTCGGCAAGATAGTGCGGGACAGGCGAGCCGTCGCCGCCCTTCTCCCGCTCCTAGTGGGTTTTCTCCCATCGGCAGGCGGGGCGCTTTTTTCTGCGCCGATGGTGGGCGAGGCCACTCAAGAAATGTCCATGTCGGCGGAACGGCGTAGCTTCATCAATTACTGGTTTCGGCACCCGATGGAATTCGTGGTTCCGGTGTACCCGGGGCTCATAATTGCCTCAAACCTGCTGCGACTGCCGCTCCCGACCTACGTAAAGCTGACGGCTCCCTTCTTTGTCATCGCCGTGGTAAGCGGCGCTTTTGTCGGATTTCACGGCGTTCCGCGGGCCGAATGGGCCAGCTCCGACACAGCGCGTCCTACGCGCGAAGACTGGATAGCGCTAGCAAACGGCCTCGTACCCATTTTGTCGGTCGTCGTGGGCGCTGTGGCGCTTTCTGTGGACATCACGCTTGTTCTCGGCGTCGTCGCCATACTAACGGCTCTGTACGCTCACGTCCCGGTGCGGAAGCTTGCCGCTTTCGCGAAGGAAGCCATCGCAAGCAGCATCATCTTTCTCATCGCGGGGGTCATGGCCTTCAAGGGCGTCCTGGAGCTTTCGGGCGCGCTCGAGGAATTGCCGGCTTTCTTTGAGTCCTCCGGGGTGCCGGTCATCCTCGTTGCGGTCGTAATGCCGTTCCTCGTTGGTTTTCTTACAGGTTACGCGCCGGCCTACGCAGGGCTTGCTCTGCCTGTTGTCGCAGGCCTCGGCGCACCGATCGCGGGTGGGGCCGCGGCGGCGACCGCGGGGACGTTTCTCGCACAGCGGTCGATCGACCTTGCCATCCTGGGCGTAGTGAGCGGTCAGGCGGGAGTCATGCTGTCTCCAGCACACCTGTGCCTGTCTCTTACGGTCGCTCATTTTGGGGCGGACTTCGGGGGCGTCTGTAAACTCGTGGCGATACCCGAGGCCATCCTGGTGGGCGCAGCCGCCGTGTGGACGATGCTGAAATGA
- a CDS encoding cation-translocating P-type ATPase has translation MRRVNETDPSAIRGSAEATPPYHCMSASDVAALLGTDLSKGLSSREAKARLERFGPNELREKPGPSILQMFLAQFKEPLVLVLIVAAAISAALREFTEGIVIMAIVVLNAVLGVAQESRAEKALAALKKLAAPNARVRRDGVTVTVPTRELVPGDVVLIEAGDHIPADMRVVEAVTLKVEEAALTGESVPVEKAADAVLPEDAPIGERSNMVHMATICVYGRGRGVVVATGMKTQVGHIAGLIETSTEKRTPLQERLEELGKWLGGAALGLCGIMFVAGLLRGIPVFDMFLTAVSLAVAAIPEGLPAIVTVVLAIGVQRMARHHAIVRKLPAVETLGSATAICSDKTGTLTENQMTVVRAYADGRVLRVTGQGYSPEGEFKVARGLGEAEGELAAACASAAIPAASRAGAEYKGAAAVPAARTVTHAAAAPNRLADVRPTQSVDLISGTAANGNVAGIDSEPAAGEEVGTSDVGAAAVDLVDGATVDATDPHLGMMARIAFLCNNSELRQNPDTGEWYVTGDPTEGALVVAARKAGFGPDEAEKAPRVGEIPFDSVRKRMTTVHRFPWPVPAPPACGPEDLDGPQTHASGPVTKGADAGVAASPHLEGGEDSCRGAQGGSHYVALVKGAPDSVLDRCRFVFEREEVHILDDAARTRIMDVNRHMAGDALRVLAFAFKHLPSLPPRLEPDDIEQDMVFVGLMGMMDPPRAEVPAAVRTCREAGIVPIMITGDHKDTAIAVARAIGLAGEGQRGGPHASESASASESESEARSGARGLPAGSTATAAAPGAGGFATGGQSVSSRGSVPAPLALSGAELDNMSDEELDAAVRRVSIYARVSPEHKVRIVEALQRQGHVAAMTGDGVNDAPALKRADIGCAMGITGTDVAKEAADMVLADDNFATIVEAVRQGRTIFDNIRRSIAYLISCNIGEIAAIFTAIVSGTFSPLTPIQILWVNLVTDSLPALALGVEPPDPGVMRRPPRKRSESVFGAGGVVRIGLYGAFIGGITLLAFWLGVQEDANTGRDPVLAARTVAFATLSLSQLFHAFNLRSTLQSLFRLGPLTNRYLVGAWVASTALQLVVLVVPALRPIFDTVALTPAEWLTVWALSASTILFGEIVKAAARVSAGRRKRALSAPTRR, from the coding sequence GTGAGACGTGTTAACGAGACCGACCCCAGCGCTATCAGAGGCTCCGCGGAAGCTACCCCTCCGTATCATTGCATGAGCGCATCCGACGTCGCCGCCCTCCTCGGAACGGATCTCTCGAAGGGCCTCTCCTCCAGGGAGGCCAAGGCGCGTTTGGAGCGTTTCGGCCCGAATGAGCTCCGTGAAAAGCCCGGGCCGAGCATCCTCCAGATGTTCCTGGCCCAGTTCAAGGAGCCCCTGGTGCTGGTGCTCATCGTTGCGGCAGCCATCTCGGCGGCGCTGCGCGAGTTTACAGAGGGAATCGTCATCATGGCCATAGTCGTGCTCAACGCCGTCCTCGGGGTTGCGCAAGAGAGTCGTGCCGAGAAAGCCCTGGCTGCCCTCAAGAAGCTCGCGGCCCCGAACGCCCGCGTGCGCCGCGACGGCGTCACTGTTACGGTGCCAACGCGGGAGCTCGTGCCGGGAGACGTGGTGCTCATCGAGGCCGGGGACCACATCCCTGCGGACATGCGCGTCGTGGAAGCGGTCACGCTCAAGGTGGAGGAGGCGGCGCTCACGGGCGAGTCCGTGCCCGTGGAGAAGGCTGCTGACGCAGTGCTTCCGGAAGACGCTCCGATAGGCGAGCGGTCCAACATGGTCCACATGGCGACGATCTGCGTGTACGGGCGGGGGCGTGGCGTAGTTGTCGCGACAGGCATGAAGACTCAGGTCGGGCACATCGCCGGCCTCATCGAGACGTCCACCGAGAAGCGAACGCCGCTGCAGGAACGGCTCGAGGAGCTCGGCAAGTGGCTTGGGGGCGCGGCACTTGGGCTATGTGGGATCATGTTCGTCGCCGGGCTCCTGCGAGGCATCCCGGTCTTCGACATGTTCCTGACGGCGGTCAGCCTTGCGGTCGCGGCGATCCCCGAGGGGCTCCCTGCCATCGTCACCGTGGTGCTGGCTATCGGGGTGCAACGCATGGCGCGGCACCATGCCATCGTTCGTAAGCTGCCTGCCGTGGAAACCCTGGGAAGCGCGACGGCGATTTGCTCAGACAAGACGGGCACTCTCACGGAAAACCAGATGACGGTAGTGAGGGCATATGCTGACGGCCGGGTGCTACGGGTAACGGGGCAGGGCTATTCGCCCGAAGGCGAGTTCAAGGTGGCAAGAGGCCTGGGCGAGGCCGAGGGCGAATTGGCGGCCGCTTGCGCATCGGCAGCGATTCCCGCGGCCTCGAGGGCAGGGGCGGAGTATAAAGGGGCTGCCGCCGTGCCGGCCGCCCGAACCGTCACTCATGCCGCCGCAGCTCCGAATCGTCTCGCCGATGTCCGGCCGACCCAAAGTGTCGACCTGATCAGTGGGACAGCGGCGAACGGAAACGTGGCCGGAATCGACTCAGAGCCAGCGGCTGGCGAAGAGGTCGGGACATCCGACGTCGGTGCGGCTGCCGTTGATTTGGTGGACGGCGCCACCGTGGATGCCACGGACCCGCATCTCGGGATGATGGCGCGCATTGCTTTCCTATGTAACAACTCTGAGCTCCGCCAGAACCCTGATACAGGGGAGTGGTACGTCACGGGCGATCCGACTGAAGGCGCTCTTGTTGTAGCAGCCAGGAAGGCCGGCTTCGGTCCGGACGAGGCCGAGAAGGCACCTAGGGTGGGGGAGATCCCGTTTGACTCGGTTCGAAAGCGAATGACCACGGTGCACCGATTCCCTTGGCCGGTCCCCGCTCCGCCCGCGTGCGGACCCGAAGATCTCGACGGCCCCCAAACACATGCGAGTGGACCGGTCACCAAGGGCGCAGATGCTGGCGTTGCGGCTTCGCCACACCTGGAGGGCGGCGAAGACTCCTGCCGCGGCGCGCAGGGTGGGAGCCACTATGTGGCCCTAGTGAAGGGTGCCCCTGACTCTGTGCTCGATCGGTGCAGGTTTGTGTTCGAGCGGGAGGAGGTTCATATTCTTGACGACGCGGCGAGGACCCGTATAATGGACGTTAACCGTCATATGGCCGGCGATGCACTGCGCGTATTGGCGTTCGCCTTCAAGCACTTACCGTCGCTTCCGCCGCGCCTGGAACCTGATGACATCGAGCAGGACATGGTTTTCGTAGGGCTCATGGGCATGATGGACCCGCCGAGAGCCGAGGTGCCTGCTGCGGTCAGGACGTGCCGGGAGGCTGGCATTGTGCCCATCATGATAACGGGAGACCACAAGGATACGGCCATAGCGGTGGCAAGGGCCATCGGTCTTGCCGGGGAAGGCCAGAGAGGAGGCCCTCATGCGTCCGAGTCCGCGTCCGCGTCCGAGTCCGAATCGGAGGCTCGGTCAGGGGCTCGGGGTCTTCCGGCCGGCAGCACCGCTACGGCGGCTGCGCCTGGGGCCGGGGGCTTCGCAACGGGCGGTCAGTCTGTCTCTTCACGAGGCAGCGTCCCGGCTCCGCTGGCGCTATCAGGAGCCGAGCTTGATAACATGAGCGATGAGGAACTCGACGCTGCGGTGCGGCGCGTGTCCATTTACGCACGGGTTTCCCCAGAGCACAAGGTCAGGATCGTGGAGGCCCTTCAACGGCAGGGACACGTCGCTGCCATGACGGGCGACGGCGTCAACGACGCCCCGGCGCTCAAACGCGCGGACATTGGATGCGCGATGGGAATAACCGGCACTGACGTGGCCAAGGAAGCCGCGGACATGGTGCTGGCCGATGACAACTTTGCGACGATCGTTGAAGCGGTGCGGCAGGGAAGGACCATCTTTGACAACATCAGGCGGTCCATTGCATACCTCATCTCGTGCAACATCGGAGAGATAGCGGCGATCTTCACGGCGATAGTATCTGGCACTTTCAGCCCGCTTACGCCAATCCAGATACTCTGGGTAAACCTCGTCACCGACAGCCTTCCTGCACTTGCCCTGGGCGTGGAGCCGCCCGACCCGGGAGTGATGAGGCGCCCACCGCGAAAGAGGTCGGAGTCGGTGTTCGGTGCGGGCGGCGTTGTCCGCATAGGGCTCTACGGGGCGTTTATCGGTGGCATCACGCTTCTGGCTTTCTGGCTCGGCGTGCAGGAAGACGCCAATACCGGCCGAGACCCGGTCCTTGCGGCACGAACGGTGGCTTTCGCCACTCTATCGCTCAGTCAGTTGTTCCATGCTTTCAACCTTCGTTCGACGCTGCAGTCACTCTTCCGTCTTGGCCCTCTGACCAACAGGTACCTCGTGGGGGCGTGGGTGGCGTCAACCGCACTTCAACTCGTGGTGTTGGTGGTACCCGCGCTACGACCCATCTTCGATACGGTTGCGCTTACGCCGGCGGAGTGGCTGACAGTCTGGGCCCTTTCTGCGTCGACCATCTTGTTCGGCGAGATCGTGAAGGCAGCGGCCCGGGTCTCAGCCGGGCGTAGGAAGCGTGCATTGTCCGCTCCGACCCGGCGATGA
- a CDS encoding ABC transporter permease, with the protein MIEIAAAGNTHDGGGEVRGSSLWRSAWRRLLRNRSAVAGGVLVLLLAAVAIAAPYLAPYDPLAPSLEDRLSPPSVLHWLGTDDLGRDILSRIIYGARASLQVGILAVAFALAAGAVLGIVAGYYGGLMDNLIMRVMDVMLAFPGVLLAIAVVAIMGPSLGNAMVAIGIVSIPVYARIVRSSTLQVKASEYLEAARALGASDLRIILRHVLPNCMAPLIVQATLGIATAILDAAGLSFLGLGAQPPTPEWGAMLSGGRAFLRVAPWVTAFPGIAIVLLVMGFNMFGDGLRDALDPRLKQ; encoded by the coding sequence GTGATTGAAATTGCTGCGGCGGGAAACACACACGACGGCGGTGGTGAAGTTCGTGGATCAAGCCTGTGGCGGAGCGCATGGCGGAGGCTTCTTCGGAATCGGTCGGCCGTCGCCGGAGGCGTCCTCGTGCTACTTCTCGCAGCCGTGGCGATCGCAGCCCCCTACCTGGCACCGTATGATCCCCTGGCTCCGAGCCTGGAAGATAGGCTCTCACCTCCGTCAGTCCTTCATTGGTTGGGCACCGACGACCTGGGAAGGGATATCCTCAGTCGCATAATCTATGGCGCAAGGGCGTCGCTCCAAGTGGGGATACTCGCCGTCGCCTTCGCACTTGCAGCCGGAGCGGTTCTCGGGATAGTAGCTGGCTACTACGGAGGGCTGATGGATAACCTCATAATGCGCGTCATGGATGTCATGCTGGCCTTTCCGGGTGTGCTGCTCGCCATAGCCGTGGTAGCGATCATGGGCCCGTCGCTCGGCAACGCCATGGTGGCTATCGGGATTGTGTCAATTCCGGTTTATGCACGGATAGTCCGCTCGTCGACGCTGCAGGTCAAGGCCAGCGAATACCTCGAGGCCGCCAGAGCACTCGGTGCCAGCGACCTGCGCATCATTCTCCGACATGTCCTTCCAAATTGCATGGCGCCGCTCATCGTGCAGGCTACCCTCGGCATCGCCACGGCGATCCTCGACGCAGCGGGATTGAGCTTCCTTGGGCTCGGGGCACAGCCCCCCACACCGGAATGGGGCGCGATGCTAAGCGGCGGGCGCGCCTTCCTCCGCGTCGCCCCTTGGGTGACGGCATTCCCGGGAATCGCCATAGTACTCCTGGTCATGGGGTTCAACATGTTCGGAGACGGGTTGCGCGACGCACTAGACCCCAGGCTGAAACAATAA
- a CDS encoding ABC transporter permease: protein MAQYVLRRLMATVPILLGVTIVVFLFLHLIPGDPARVILGERATPEALEQVREELGLNDPLYVQYLRFLGRLLRGDLGRSIVSNTRVSHELATRFPATIELAVAAILIAVVIGVPAGIVSAARQYSLFDHISMMVALLGVSMPVFWLGLMLIWLFALELRWLPMSGRLDVTIDLRTITGLFVLDSILTGNLAALKNSLAHLVLPGLALGTIPMAIIARMTRSSMLEVMRQDYIRTAHSKGLAERTVVIKHALKNALIPVITVVGLQFGFLLGGAVMTETIFSWPGVGRLAFDAIMNRDFPVLQGSILLISCVFVFINLLVDVAYAYLDPRIHYD, encoded by the coding sequence TTGGCCCAATACGTGCTACGACGGCTGATGGCGACAGTGCCAATACTCTTAGGCGTTACGATTGTAGTGTTTCTCTTCCTTCACCTCATCCCAGGAGATCCTGCCAGGGTGATATTAGGCGAGAGGGCCACGCCCGAGGCCCTGGAACAGGTACGCGAGGAGCTCGGCCTGAATGACCCCTTATACGTACAGTACCTACGGTTCCTGGGACGCCTCTTGAGAGGCGATCTGGGCCGGTCCATCGTCAGCAACACCCGGGTCTCACATGAGCTCGCCACAAGGTTCCCGGCTACGATTGAGCTTGCGGTGGCTGCCATCTTGATTGCTGTCGTTATCGGTGTTCCGGCAGGAATCGTATCAGCGGCCAGACAATATTCGTTGTTTGACCATATCAGCATGATGGTCGCGCTCCTCGGCGTGTCTATGCCCGTGTTCTGGCTGGGGCTCATGTTGATATGGCTGTTTGCGCTCGAGCTCAGGTGGCTTCCGATGTCGGGCCGCCTGGATGTAACAATTGATCTCCGCACTATCACAGGGCTTTTCGTGCTGGACAGCATTCTGACCGGTAACCTTGCGGCGCTCAAGAACAGCCTGGCGCACCTTGTGTTGCCCGGGCTCGCTCTTGGAACGATCCCGATGGCCATAATCGCGAGGATGACCCGGTCAAGCATGTTGGAAGTGATGCGGCAGGACTACATCCGCACCGCCCATTCCAAGGGCCTCGCCGAGCGGACCGTAGTGATCAAGCACGCCCTGAAAAACGCGTTGATACCAGTGATCACCGTGGTGGGCCTGCAGTTCGGATTCCTACTGGGCGGAGCTGTGATGACGGAAACTATCTTCTCGTGGCCCGGCGTCGGACGGCTTGCCTTCGATGCCATCATGAACAGGGACTTCCCGGTTTTGCAGGGGTCCATCCTTTTGATCTCATGTGTGTTCGTTTTCATCAACCTGCTTGTCGACGTGGCTTACGCGTACCTCGATCCGAGGATCCACTATGACTGA
- a CDS encoding ABC transporter substrate-binding protein: MYRRGALSVTVVALVLLLAAGVGYCQSPKYGGTIVFARGADSVSLDPINVTDGESLIVTRQIFDGLLQYNEKNTSVEPALAVSWTVSKDEKVWTFKLRQNVKFHDGTPFNAQAVKFNFDRWRDPKNPYHDGAFEYYSYMFVQGDTDLIKSVDVVDDYTVRFVLERPLAPFLANLAMTPFAIASPTAIKKYGADFGNHPVGTGPFKFVRWDHGDKITLERNDAYWGGKPYLDRIVFRSIPDNSARFMELQAGSIDIMDGLSPDDVKIAEKDKALKILLRPSFNVGYMAMNMEKKPFGDIRVRQAIAHAINKPAIIKAFFAGLAEVAKNPMPPSLWGYNDSVTDYEYDPAKAKKLLAEAGYPNGFETTLWAMPVPRPYMQQPQKIAEAIQADLAAVGIKAKIVSYDWATYLDKIAYGEHDMCLIGWVGDNGDPDNFIYVLFSGSNAVPGRASNYSFYKNPKVDELLVKAQTVSDLNTRTKLYEEAQQIIHDDCPWVPLVHSTPPLCAKKEVEGYIPHPTVSESFRKVWINR; encoded by the coding sequence ATGTATCGTAGAGGCGCTCTGTCCGTCACGGTAGTCGCCTTAGTACTGTTGTTGGCCGCCGGCGTAGGGTATTGCCAGTCTCCTAAGTACGGTGGCACGATTGTGTTCGCGAGAGGCGCGGATTCGGTTTCCCTCGACCCGATCAACGTTACTGACGGAGAATCTCTCATCGTAACGAGGCAGATCTTTGACGGCCTCCTTCAGTATAACGAGAAAAACACGTCTGTTGAGCCGGCCTTGGCTGTCTCGTGGACCGTGTCTAAGGATGAAAAGGTGTGGACGTTTAAGCTGCGGCAAAACGTGAAATTCCATGATGGCACCCCCTTCAACGCTCAGGCTGTCAAATTCAATTTCGACCGTTGGAGGGACCCCAAGAACCCATATCATGACGGCGCCTTCGAGTACTACTCGTACATGTTCGTCCAAGGGGACACCGACCTCATCAAGTCAGTTGACGTGGTCGACGATTATACCGTCCGGTTCGTTCTGGAGAGACCGCTCGCTCCATTCCTTGCTAACCTGGCAATGACGCCGTTCGCCATCGCGAGCCCCACCGCTATCAAGAAGTACGGCGCAGACTTCGGGAACCATCCGGTGGGCACAGGTCCGTTCAAGTTCGTCAGATGGGACCATGGCGACAAGATCACTCTGGAGCGAAACGACGCATACTGGGGCGGCAAGCCGTACCTAGATAGGATAGTATTCAGGTCCATCCCGGACAACTCCGCGAGGTTCATGGAACTTCAGGCCGGATCCATCGACATCATGGATGGCCTCAGCCCCGACGATGTGAAGATCGCCGAGAAGGACAAGGCCCTCAAGATCCTCTTGCGACCGAGCTTCAACGTAGGCTACATGGCCATGAACATGGAGAAGAAGCCATTCGGGGACATAAGGGTACGGCAGGCGATAGCACACGCCATCAACAAACCAGCGATAATCAAGGCATTCTTCGCCGGTCTCGCGGAAGTCGCGAAGAACCCGATGCCGCCGTCGCTTTGGGGTTACAACGACAGTGTGACCGACTATGAATACGACCCTGCCAAGGCCAAGAAGCTCTTGGCGGAGGCGGGGTACCCCAACGGGTTCGAGACCACACTCTGGGCGATGCCCGTCCCGAGGCCATACATGCAACAGCCTCAGAAGATAGCTGAGGCGATCCAGGCGGACCTGGCAGCGGTGGGAATCAAAGCCAAGATAGTCTCGTACGATTGGGCGACCTACCTTGACAAGATAGCGTACGGAGAACACGACATGTGCCTCATCGGATGGGTTGGCGACAACGGCGACCCCGACAACTTCATCTACGTCCTCTTCTCCGGGAGCAACGCGGTTCCGGGCAGGGCAAGCAACTATTCCTTCTACAAGAATCCCAAGGTAGACGAGCTCCTCGTGAAGGCACAAACCGTTTCAGACCTCAACACAAGGACGAAGCTGTACGAGGAGGCCCAGCAAATCATCCATGACGATTGCCCGTGGGTACCGCTAGTACACTCAACTCCGCCACTGTGCGCGAAGAAGGAAGTTGAGGGATACATTCCGCACCCGACGGTGTCGGAAAGCTTCCGGAAGGTCTGGATAAATAGGTAA
- a CDS encoding zinc-binding protein — translation MEFKDKVLTCRDCGAEFIFTAGEQEFYAEKGFEHEPVRCKDCRAARKRQRNDGPREMYTVICSSCGKETQVPFKPREDRPVYCRECFEAQKGYRGA, via the coding sequence ATGGAGTTCAAAGACAAGGTATTGACGTGTCGCGACTGTGGTGCGGAGTTCATCTTCACCGCAGGGGAGCAGGAGTTCTACGCAGAGAAGGGCTTCGAACACGAGCCCGTGCGCTGCAAGGACTGCCGCGCGGCCCGCAAGCGCCAGCGTAACGATGGGCCGAGAGAGATGTACACGGTGATTTGCTCGTCCTGTGGCAAGGAGACTCAGGTCCCGTTCAAGCCCCGCGAAGACAGGCCGGTGTACTGCCGAGAGTGCTTCGAGGCTCAGAAGGGTTATCGTGGTGCCTAA
- a CDS encoding basic amino acid ABC transporter substrate-binding protein produces the protein MKKSGLVLIIGVIVIIVLAVALALKKAPEQAAAPGNEAQEELPVLKVGCDVAFPPFEWQDEQTGEFKGFDIELIQAIAKQMGMRAEIINTAWDGILPGLLNGNYDVIVSAMTITDERAQSVNFSDPYFTAGQVIVVRKDTEGITQPSDLKGKKVSVQINTTGDFAASKIEGIGEVKRFNLAPDAFLELKNGAVDACIMDIAVASDAVKNDDSLKIVGAPFTVEYYGIAMRKDREDLLKNINKALATLKSTGEYDEIYAKYFGQ, from the coding sequence ATGAAAAAGTCCGGCCTCGTACTTATCATCGGTGTCATCGTCATTATTGTCTTGGCCGTTGCCCTTGCCCTGAAGAAAGCGCCGGAACAGGCGGCAGCGCCTGGGAACGAGGCACAAGAGGAGCTTCCTGTGCTCAAGGTTGGCTGCGACGTGGCATTTCCTCCCTTCGAGTGGCAGGATGAGCAGACCGGGGAGTTCAAGGGTTTCGACATCGAGCTCATTCAGGCCATCGCAAAACAGATGGGTATGAGGGCTGAAATCATCAACACCGCGTGGGACGGCATATTGCCTGGCCTGCTGAATGGCAACTACGACGTGATCGTATCCGCAATGACCATAACCGACGAGCGTGCACAAAGCGTCAATTTCTCAGACCCCTATTTCACCGCTGGCCAGGTCATAGTGGTCCGCAAAGACACCGAGGGCATAACCCAGCCATCTGATCTCAAGGGTAAGAAGGTCTCAGTACAGATTAACACTACCGGTGATTTCGCGGCTTCCAAGATCGAGGGCATCGGAGAGGTCAAGAGATTCAACCTCGCACCCGACGCGTTCCTGGAGCTCAAGAACGGCGCGGTCGATGCGTGCATAATGGACATCGCCGTTGCGTCGGATGCTGTGAAGAATGACGATTCGCTGAAAATAGTCGGCGCTCCGTTCACCGTTGAATACTATGGGATTGCTATGCGCAAGGACAGAGAAGACCTCCTCAAGAACATCAACAAGGCCCTTGCCACGCTGAAAAGCACGGGCGAGTACGATGAGATCTACGCGAAATACTTCGGCCAGTAA
- a CDS encoding amino acid ABC transporter permease — translation MRRHPWPSRGRARCRGARRWAVRVLSGRAVRYRTQKWEWRELNAAFSFLAGLLPGFRWDVIERSLPFLLLGAWMTLRLTTISITFGIIIGTFVGIARISKTRLVSYLAAIYVDFLRGTPLLVQIFIIYMGLPQVLGFPVPPYLAAISAMSINSGAYVAEIVRAGIQSIHRGQMEAARALGMTYVQAMRFVILPQAFRRIVPPLGNEFIALLKDSSLVSVIAMEELVRKGQIVIGRTFRPFEIWMMVALMYLVMTLTISRLVVITERKLHVPG, via the coding sequence ATGCGTCGGCACCCGTGGCCGTCGCGTGGCCGGGCCCGCTGCCGAGGCGCCAGGCGCTGGGCTGTCAGAGTTCTGAGTGGACGAGCCGTCCGGTACAGAACACAAAAGTGGGAGTGGAGAGAGTTGAACGCTGCTTTTTCATTTCTTGCTGGCTTACTCCCTGGGTTCAGGTGGGACGTGATCGAGAGATCGCTTCCGTTTCTCCTCCTGGGGGCGTGGATGACGCTGCGTCTGACCACAATCTCCATCACCTTCGGGATCATCATCGGGACCTTTGTAGGCATAGCTAGGATCTCCAAGACGAGACTCGTCTCATACTTGGCCGCTATATACGTGGATTTCCTCCGCGGTACCCCCCTCCTGGTACAGATATTCATCATATACATGGGGCTTCCTCAAGTGCTGGGCTTCCCGGTGCCTCCGTATCTTGCCGCGATCTCGGCTATGAGCATAAACAGCGGGGCGTATGTAGCCGAAATAGTCCGAGCGGGGATTCAGTCCATCCACAGAGGGCAGATGGAGGCCGCTAGGGCGCTTGGCATGACCTACGTGCAGGCCATGCGCTTTGTGATCCTTCCGCAAGCGTTCAGGCGCATTGTGCCGCCGCTGGGAAACGAGTTCATCGCCCTGCTCAAGGATTCATCCCTCGTATCGGTGATAGCCATGGAAGAGCTCGTGAGAAAGGGTCAGATAGTGATAGGGCGCACATTCCGGCCGTTCGAGATATGGATGATGGTGGCGCTTATGTACCTCGTCATGACGCTGACCATCTCGCGGCTGGTGGTGATCACCGAAAGAAAGCTTCACGTGCCCGGCTGA
- the raiA gene encoding ribosome-associated translation inhibitor RaiA: protein MEITIKGKNVEVTKALRDYAEKKVNKIQRFFEGDKIDAQVTMGIEKGLHIVDVTIQINGLLLRGEEKTGDMYASVDGAVDKIERQIRKYKTRINRRLRQIGARLVEAAFAPEGPEGPDVPEEAEEEARIVRTKRFAMKPMSVQEAVMQMELLGHDFYVFSNAETEEVNVVYRRRDGNYGLIEPEF from the coding sequence ATGGAGATAACCATCAAAGGCAAAAACGTGGAAGTGACAAAAGCTCTCCGGGACTACGCCGAGAAGAAAGTCAACAAGATCCAGCGGTTCTTCGAAGGCGACAAGATCGACGCCCAAGTGACCATGGGCATCGAGAAAGGGCTTCACATCGTAGACGTCACGATACAAATAAACGGCCTGCTCCTACGCGGCGAGGAGAAAACAGGCGATATGTATGCGTCGGTGGACGGCGCAGTCGACAAAATCGAGCGGCAGATACGGAAGTACAAGACACGCATCAATCGCCGGCTGCGCCAGATCGGTGCGCGCCTTGTGGAGGCGGCATTCGCTCCTGAGGGTCCTGAGGGGCCAGACGTCCCCGAGGAGGCCGAAGAGGAGGCGCGCATCGTCAGGACGAAGCGGTTTGCCATGAAACCTATGTCCGTTCAGGAAGCCGTTATGCAGATGGAGCTTCTGGGTCACGACTTCTATGTGTTCTCCAATGCCGAGACAGAGGAGGTCAATGTCGTTTATCGGCGCAGGGACGGGAACTATGGCCTCATAGAGCCTGAGTTCTGA